From one Streptomyces chromofuscus genomic stretch:
- a CDS encoding HAD-IIIC family phosphatase has protein sequence MSTAVTTSDPERTGPAGPLDRLRALHGEQRLAAEYPAVLGLLAELAQRDDGLAQLSRAGRLLAKVAVEDITRRHPGVVPATVAVTGHGTVDALTAPLTAELARHGIPLRAGTGDHDAWVRDLQDTGSHLYAPGTELALCLLDAQIVFDELPLPWTVEDVTRAAAGTLGLLDGLAARYDEHGTGTLVLNTLPLLPQHTRQLVDHRSRTELSIAWREFNTGLLRLAAAHPRVHVVDLDPLIAEGGPVRDPRLAAYAQVHLGEEVLARYARQAAHLLRTLRGRTKKVLVVDLDNTLWDGVLGDDGPDGIAAATTYRGEAFGRFQRVVKQIGSQGVLLAVCSKNDLRPVLEVLRDHPDMTLRESDFVRISADWEPKDGNIRDIAAALNLGTDSFVFADDSPFERGLVASSLPETAVVALDGEPALHVDRLLADGWFDVRELTSADRERGTQYRQEAERRDLQRATGSMEEYLRALGVTVEVGPVRDHEVGRVAQITLRTNQFNLTTRRLQPADVRERLDSPDHLVLAVRSRDRFGDNGVVGAVFAHREDAALRIDNMLLSCRVFARGIEQATVAALLRHAVDSGASEVRAGYRPTAKNHKVRDFYPSLGFEPAAEPAHGALEFRHRLTELPDVPEHVSLEADFRNGAE, from the coding sequence GTGAGTACAGCAGTGACGACGTCCGACCCGGAGCGCACCGGACCGGCCGGCCCCCTGGACCGGCTGCGCGCTCTGCACGGCGAGCAGCGGCTCGCCGCCGAGTACCCGGCGGTGCTCGGACTGCTGGCCGAACTCGCCCAGCGGGACGACGGCCTCGCCCAGCTGTCCCGCGCGGGCCGGCTGCTCGCCAAGGTCGCCGTCGAGGACATCACGCGGCGGCATCCGGGCGTCGTACCCGCCACCGTCGCCGTCACCGGGCACGGCACCGTCGACGCGCTGACCGCCCCGCTGACCGCCGAACTCGCGCGGCACGGCATCCCGTTGCGGGCCGGCACCGGCGACCACGACGCGTGGGTGCGCGACCTGCAGGACACGGGGAGCCACCTGTACGCCCCCGGCACGGAACTCGCCCTCTGCCTGCTCGACGCGCAGATCGTCTTCGACGAACTGCCGCTGCCCTGGACGGTGGAGGACGTCACCCGCGCCGCCGCCGGCACCCTCGGACTCCTCGACGGGCTCGCCGCACGCTACGACGAGCACGGCACCGGCACGCTCGTCCTCAACACCCTGCCGCTGCTGCCCCAGCACACCCGGCAGCTCGTCGACCACCGCTCCCGAACCGAACTGTCCATCGCCTGGCGGGAGTTCAACACCGGTCTGCTGCGGCTCGCCGCCGCGCACCCCCGGGTGCACGTCGTCGACCTGGATCCGCTGATCGCCGAGGGCGGCCCGGTCCGCGATCCGCGGCTCGCCGCCTACGCCCAGGTGCACCTCGGCGAGGAGGTCCTCGCCCGGTACGCGCGTCAGGCGGCTCACCTGCTGCGCACCCTGCGCGGCCGGACCAAGAAGGTCCTCGTCGTGGACCTGGACAACACGCTCTGGGACGGCGTCCTCGGCGACGACGGACCCGACGGCATCGCCGCCGCCACCACCTACCGGGGCGAGGCCTTCGGCCGGTTCCAGCGGGTGGTCAAGCAGATCGGCAGCCAGGGCGTCCTGCTCGCGGTGTGCAGCAAGAACGACCTGCGGCCGGTGCTGGAGGTGCTCCGCGACCACCCGGACATGACCCTGCGCGAGAGCGACTTCGTGCGGATCAGCGCCGACTGGGAACCCAAGGACGGCAACATCCGGGACATCGCCGCCGCGCTCAACCTCGGCACCGACAGCTTCGTCTTCGCCGACGACTCGCCCTTCGAACGCGGCCTGGTCGCCTCCTCGCTGCCGGAGACCGCCGTGGTCGCGCTCGACGGGGAACCGGCCCTGCACGTCGACCGGCTGCTCGCCGACGGCTGGTTCGACGTGCGGGAGCTGACCAGCGCGGACCGGGAGCGCGGCACGCAGTACCGCCAGGAGGCGGAGCGGCGGGACCTGCAGCGGGCCACCGGTTCGATGGAGGAGTACCTGCGCGCCCTCGGCGTCACCGTGGAGGTCGGCCCCGTGCGCGACCACGAGGTGGGCCGGGTCGCCCAGATCACGCTGCGCACCAACCAGTTCAACCTCACCACCCGCCGCCTCCAGCCGGCCGACGTCCGCGAACGGCTCGACTCGCCGGACCACCTGGTGCTGGCCGTGCGTTCCCGTGACCGCTTCGGCGACAACGGCGTCGTCGGCGCCGTGTTCGCGCACCGCGAGGACGCGGCGCTGCGCATCGACAACATGCTGCTCAGCTGCCGGGTCTTCGCCCGGGGCATCGAGCAGGCCACCGTGGCCGCGCTGCTGCGCCACGCCGTCGACTCGGGCGCGTCCGAGGTGCGGGCCGGCTACCGGCCCACCGCCAAGAACCACAAGGTGCGCGACTTCTACCCGTCGCTCGGCTTCGAACCGGCCGCCGAACCGGCGCACGGCGCCCTGGAGTTCCGGCACCGGCTGACCGAACTGCCCGACGTGCCCGAGCACGTGAGCCTGGAGGCGGACTTCCGCAACGGCGCGGAATGA
- a CDS encoding FAD-dependent oxidoreductase, whose translation MTTELSAQVCVVGGGPAGLTLAVELARRSVSVVVLEQSGHFNRSFRGESVSPDSVWLLDRLGVLGRLDGAYRQMHRMEIVDSGSTVLRADFRRFPYPHPYPVELAQPALLSALADLGQEDHPDHFTLVRRATATRLLRADGEDGPVTGVVARTPEGEVTVRAALTVAADGRFSKVREMSGLPYTKLPLERDVVWLKLPFPAEWDDRTYRIRIRGDQHGLFIPTHPDSVRVGFNIPKGGLKELRSEGLPALYERLDRLAPELAGSVRAEIRSWSDTSMLDIFTTLVPRWSMPGLVLTGDAAHTLTPILGQGVNHAIIDAVTLAPLVRDAFAAGGSEAALLSACQEFQRTREESVARSRGLQLRQERLFSLHGAGGVARRSLYRVVDRSQRLKERVLAGAYFQLQKPGPHVVEAQPAATRV comes from the coding sequence ATGACAACTGAGCTGTCCGCGCAAGTGTGTGTGGTCGGGGGAGGCCCGGCGGGACTCACGCTGGCCGTGGAGCTCGCCAGGCGTTCGGTCTCCGTCGTGGTCCTGGAGCAGAGCGGTCACTTCAACCGGTCGTTCCGCGGCGAGTCGGTCTCACCCGACTCGGTGTGGCTGCTCGACCGGCTGGGCGTCCTCGGCCGGCTGGACGGCGCCTACCGGCAGATGCACCGGATGGAGATCGTCGACTCCGGCAGTACCGTGCTGCGCGCCGACTTCCGCCGTTTCCCGTACCCGCACCCCTACCCGGTGGAGCTGGCCCAGCCGGCGCTGCTGTCGGCCCTCGCGGACCTCGGGCAGGAGGACCACCCGGACCACTTCACCCTGGTGCGCCGGGCGACGGCCACCCGGCTGCTGCGCGCGGACGGCGAGGACGGTCCGGTCACGGGGGTGGTGGCCCGCACGCCGGAGGGTGAGGTCACCGTGCGCGCGGCGCTCACGGTGGCGGCCGACGGCCGGTTCAGCAAGGTCCGCGAGATGTCCGGCCTGCCGTACACGAAGCTGCCGCTGGAACGTGACGTGGTGTGGCTGAAGCTGCCGTTCCCGGCCGAGTGGGACGACCGTACGTACCGCATCCGCATCCGCGGCGACCAGCACGGGTTGTTCATCCCGACCCACCCGGACAGCGTGCGCGTCGGATTCAACATCCCCAAGGGCGGGCTGAAGGAGCTGCGCTCCGAGGGGCTGCCCGCGCTGTACGAGCGGCTGGACCGGCTCGCCCCCGAACTGGCCGGGTCGGTGCGCGCCGAGATCCGCTCCTGGTCCGACACCTCGATGCTGGACATCTTCACCACGCTGGTGCCGCGCTGGTCCATGCCGGGCCTGGTCCTGACCGGCGACGCGGCGCACACCCTGACGCCGATCCTCGGGCAGGGCGTCAACCACGCGATCATCGACGCGGTGACGCTGGCGCCGCTGGTGCGCGACGCGTTCGCCGCGGGCGGGAGCGAGGCGGCGCTGCTGTCGGCGTGCCAGGAGTTCCAGCGGACGCGGGAGGAGTCGGTCGCCCGGTCGCGCGGGCTGCAGCTGAGACAGGAACGGCTGTTCTCGCTGCACGGCGCCGGCGGTGTCGCCCGACGCTCGCTGTACCGGGTGGTCGACCGCAGCCAGAGGCTGAAGGAGCGGGTGCTGGCGGGCGCCTACTTCCAGTTGCAGAAGCCCGGACCACACGTCGTGGAGGCGCAGCCGGCCGCCACGCGGGTCTGA
- a CDS encoding cytochrome P450, translated as METTDTTQGGAPETGSPLMDYPFHRPSAVEVPPVYEELRATCPVAHVRLPSGDEGYVVTRYDDVRTVLADARFSRAATIAPDAPQLTATPPVPGSLFTTDAPEHTRLRRLVSRTFTARRVQDMRPRIQELTDGLLDEMEKAGGPVDLNTALAFPLPVMVICELLGVPFEDRDRFREWSDAFVSLTAHSPEETTAQRQQMLGYLAELVKRKREEPTDDLIGALVAAHDEEGSLNEYELIVMAATILVAGHETTVSMIGKCVLTLLRHPEHLAALREHPEMLDHAVEELLRVNPIGDGGPLRITLEDVEIGGTVIPQGSAVLAAVCSANQDPERFPGVRDNEFDPTRAEAVHHVAFGHGPHFCVGASLARAELQIVISSLLQRFPGLRLAEDVESLELTTGMMVHGLTRLPVTW; from the coding sequence ATGGAGACGACGGACACGACGCAGGGCGGCGCACCGGAGACCGGCAGTCCTCTCATGGACTACCCCTTCCACCGTCCTTCGGCCGTGGAAGTTCCCCCTGTCTACGAGGAGTTGCGGGCCACGTGCCCCGTCGCCCACGTCCGGCTGCCGAGCGGCGACGAAGGCTACGTGGTGACGCGTTACGACGACGTGCGCACCGTGCTCGCCGACGCCCGGTTCAGCCGGGCCGCCACCATCGCCCCCGACGCGCCGCAGCTCACCGCGACCCCTCCGGTGCCGGGCAGCCTGTTCACCACCGACGCGCCCGAGCACACCCGGCTGCGCCGGCTCGTCTCCCGGACGTTCACCGCCCGCCGCGTGCAGGACATGCGTCCCCGGATCCAGGAACTCACCGACGGCCTCCTCGACGAGATGGAGAAGGCCGGCGGGCCGGTCGACCTCAACACGGCCCTGGCCTTCCCGCTGCCGGTGATGGTGATCTGCGAGCTGCTCGGTGTGCCGTTCGAGGACCGTGACCGCTTCCGCGAGTGGTCGGACGCGTTCGTCTCGCTGACCGCGCACAGCCCGGAGGAGACCACGGCGCAGCGCCAGCAGATGCTCGGGTACCTGGCGGAGCTCGTCAAGCGCAAGCGCGAGGAGCCCACGGACGATCTCATCGGGGCGCTCGTCGCCGCCCACGACGAGGAGGGCAGCCTCAACGAGTACGAGCTGATCGTCATGGCGGCCACCATCCTCGTCGCCGGTCACGAGACCACCGTCAGCATGATCGGCAAGTGCGTGCTCACCCTGCTGCGCCACCCGGAGCACCTGGCCGCGCTGCGTGAGCACCCCGAGATGCTCGACCACGCCGTCGAGGAGCTGCTGCGCGTCAACCCGATCGGTGACGGCGGGCCGCTGCGGATCACCCTGGAGGACGTCGAGATCGGCGGCACCGTCATCCCCCAGGGCAGCGCGGTCCTCGCGGCGGTGTGCTCCGCCAACCAGGACCCCGAGCGCTTCCCCGGTGTGCGGGACAACGAGTTCGACCCCACCCGGGCCGAGGCCGTCCACCACGTCGCCTTCGGCCACGGCCCGCACTTCTGCGTCGGCGCGTCGCTGGCCAGGGCGGAGCTGCAGATCGTCATCTCCTCGCTGCTGCAGCGGTTCCCCGGACTGCGGCTGGCGGAGGACGTCGAGTCCCTGGAGCTGACGACCGGCATGATGGTCCACGGCCTGACGCGGCTGCCCGTCACCTGGTGA
- a CDS encoding DUF4260 family protein, which produces MTHDTAPGAVRSSASRKVRTAWGVLAVLLLAWAVFETAKYGGWVIVAAVAGFLAPDLSFLLGLSGPHQHGRLSPRAVPAYNLAHRPVTAVVVMLTCLLPESPAVAVPLFNFGLAWLVHIAADRALGFGLRTPEGWQR; this is translated from the coding sequence GTGACGCACGACACCGCACCAGGCGCCGTCAGGAGCTCGGCCTCCCGGAAGGTCCGCACCGCCTGGGGGGTGCTGGCCGTCCTGCTGCTGGCCTGGGCGGTGTTCGAGACGGCGAAGTACGGGGGATGGGTGATCGTCGCGGCGGTCGCCGGTTTCCTCGCACCCGACCTGTCGTTCCTCCTCGGTCTCTCCGGCCCGCACCAGCACGGCCGGCTGTCCCCCAGGGCCGTCCCCGCCTACAACCTCGCGCACCGGCCCGTCACCGCCGTCGTCGTCATGCTGACCTGTCTGCTGCCCGAGTCCCCGGCCGTCGCCGTCCCCCTGTTCAACTTCGGTCTGGCCTGGCTCGTCCACATCGCCGCCGACCGGGCCCTCGGATTCGGCCTGCGCACCCCCGAGGGCTGGCAGCGCTGA